Part of the Nerophis ophidion isolate RoL-2023_Sa linkage group LG11, RoL_Noph_v1.0, whole genome shotgun sequence genome is shown below.
CTGGCCTTGGTCTTCGCGGTGCTGATGGACCTCCTGGGGGTGATCTCCCTGCTCTTGGGAGTCTTCGCCCCCCTGGAGATCCGAGGGCGAGACTTCGGGGATCTCCTGGTGTACTCGGGGGCTCTGCTGGTGCTGCTGTCCCTGGCGGGCTGGGTGCTGTGGTACAGCGGCAACATCGAGGGCCTGACGTCCATGAAGGAGCTGGGGGGCCACATGGGCGGGGCCGTGGACCGCCTGGCTCGGTCCCTGAGCAGGAGGATACGTCTGCCCAGGACACACAGCAGCCCGACGTAGACGCGCGCTTCAAAGGAGCGCCATTGCTTCAAAAAAGAAATTTCAATACGAAGGCTGAAGTTAGCCTCTTCTTTAAAAGGGGCCGATACTGATGGTCGATACCAGACTGATATCTTTCACTTGAAATACATGTGGGGGTGTCCCACAGGGGTCAATCCTGGGTCCGCTACTTTTTAATCATGTATGTAATAAACAAGAAGTGTTCTGTCGAGGGAGGAATTGCCAAAATAAACTTGGAGAAAAGCACCTTCTTGTTGTTTGGAACTCAGAAATGAGTGTAAAATTGGATATTTGATAACAGAGATTGGCAGATTAGAAAGTAAGtgaatcaaaaataaatacaaataaaaacaaactgagaaaaaaaatatctaaatatttCTATATTTTAGTTGTAgaaatacagtaaataaaatgGGGTGTTATTTTAGCCCACAAGCTGTGCTCAGTGTTGGCCctagaattttcaaaatgggaccccatcaagtcataaaaatggggtcccactttcttgtaagcgttttgaaaacaaatgataaatgtatgcattatcctgttatgtctcacattcttcactgtgttttggaaaagggttgtcataaacattacttcattcattaaaaaaaatagca
Proteins encoded:
- the LOC133561786 gene encoding transmembrane protein 238-like, coding for MAHKYDGLSHCKLALVFAVLMDLLGVISLLLGVFAPLEIRGRDFGDLLVYSGALLVLLSLAGWVLWYSGNIEGLTSMKELGGHMGGAVDRLARSLSRRIRLPRTHSSPT